One window of the Lycorma delicatula isolate Av1 chromosome 3, ASM4794821v1, whole genome shotgun sequence genome contains the following:
- the LOC142320961 gene encoding uncharacterized protein LOC142320961, with product MLNRQDDNSSSSSQNKEAPSSDTSSNVGGKKARHFSDTRSDSQDNSMIYQIKQIKDKRENKNKIIKGPRRTNNYTTTMHVLSHGPIPAYIERESFILITGLITLVAMYIGTVIRYLITGGVDVKNDEPISNSEANRKLPSVDYQTLRLHIYRLLTTTFMITAGMFCVFGLMSVQIKLILKGQVNWPKFKVRLCMYTTCCYFLLTLITQFIPYYSFSSAATENYIFCIVYFILALLTLEGFLIRLNFYNALNSTRSSDSPRSPLFR from the exons ATGCTGAATCGTCAGGATGACAATAGTAGTAGCAGTTCTCAGAACAAGGAAGCTCCCTCCTCCGATACAAGTAGCAATGTTGGTGGAAAGAAAGCAAGACATTTTTCAGATACTAGAAGTGATAGTCAAGATAATTCAATGATTTACCAGATTAAACAGATTAAAGATaaacgagaaaataaaaataaaattattaagggaCCTCGTCGTACAAACAATTACACCACCACTATGCACGTTCTCAGTCATGGGCCGATTCCTGCTTATATTGAAAGAGAATCTTTCATCCTCATAACAGGATTAATTACTTTG GTAGCAATGTACATCGGAACAGTAATTAGATACCTTATCACTGGTGGAGTGGATGTAAAAAATGATGAACCCATTAGTAATTCGGAAGCCAATCGCAAGCTTCCCAGTGTAGATTATCAAACATTGCGCCTCCATATCTATCGTCTCCTTACTACAACTTTta TGATTACTGCTGGGATGTTCTGCGTCTTTGGGCTGATGTCAGTGcagattaaactaattttaaaaggaCAAGTA aattggcCGAAGTTTAAAGTACGATTGTGCATGTATACAACTTGCTGCTACTTTCTGTTGACCCTAATCACTCAATTTATAccgtattattctttttcttctgcAGCTACTGagaattacatattttgtatCG tgTATTTCATTCTTGCACTGCTTACTTTGGAAGGATTTCTTATAAGactgaatttttataatgcattaaaTTCTACCCGCAGTTCTGACTCTCCTCGATCTCCACTGTTCAGATAA